In Marivivens aquimaris, one genomic interval encodes:
- a CDS encoding N-acetylmuramoyl-L-alanine amidase — MTSPNFGPRRENARPDLVVIHYTAMADCAAAERTLCNPDLEVSAHYLISEAGEVTQLVPEEERAWHAGAGQWGSVTDVNSRSIGIELSNIGTAPFAAKQMDALEDLLRGIMSRWDIPPERIIGHSDLAPHRKIDPGARFDWNRLAKQGLAIRAAQTDVETTDLEGDLLTALRTIGYADHPLGALLPAFRLRHRQRFDGPADITDLRLAAYLAETYPAR; from the coding sequence GTGACTTCACCGAATTTCGGGCCGCGACGTGAAAACGCGCGGCCCGATCTCGTTGTGATCCACTACACAGCGATGGCCGACTGCGCTGCGGCGGAGCGGACACTTTGCAATCCCGACCTTGAGGTCTCCGCGCACTACCTGATTTCCGAGGCCGGAGAAGTCACCCAACTGGTGCCCGAGGAAGAGCGCGCGTGGCACGCAGGGGCAGGGCAGTGGGGGAGTGTCACAGACGTGAACTCCCGCTCCATCGGGATCGAGTTGTCGAACATCGGGACGGCTCCGTTCGCGGCCAAGCAGATGGATGCGCTTGAGGACTTGCTCCGCGGGATCATGAGCCGCTGGGACATTCCCCCCGAGCGGATCATCGGCCATTCCGACCTCGCACCGCATCGGAAGATCGATCCCGGTGCGCGGTTTGACTGGAATCGTCTGGCAAAGCAGGGGCTCGCTATTCGCGCTGCTCAAACTGATGTCGAAACCACCGATCTGGAAGGTGATTTGCTCACCGCGCTGCGAACGATTGGTTATGCGGACCATCCGCTCGGCGCTTTATTGCCGGCTTTTCGTTTGCGCCACCGCCAGCGCTTTGACGGGCCTGCTGATATCACGGACTTGCGGCTCGCGGCCTATCTGGCCGAAACCTATCCCGCGCGCTGA
- a CDS encoding sensor histidine kinase: MTLPHVGTPEARATDAGIFALFDGSQEIVMAMLAASQDCIKVLSLEGVLEFMSYGGMCAMEIPDYGMVAGKFWWDLWPVETRDVLKAAVASAAKGTPVRLTAFCPTAGGTDRWWEVTVAPVPDKHGDVTRVLSISRDVTEIVKHTKELEEQKSELEEALETSKLLRREVDHRVKNSLGLVSSLLRLQSRRAPADAKAALEVAAGRVNTIGRVHDMLHRLENVRMVDVGQYLNDLCVEVCRSLRAAGQAETEIKTIPLKVDPSTAISIGLAVTEIVTNSIRHGQMPTDGRISLNLEDDGDTIHLTVADNGKGLPEGFDLEAGGGVGMQVVRSMVSQMEGKITAMRSDNGGARFDISFPRPSAA; encoded by the coding sequence ATGACACTGCCGCACGTCGGTACTCCGGAAGCCCGCGCAACTGACGCGGGAATTTTCGCTCTTTTTGATGGCTCGCAAGAGATCGTCATGGCGATGCTTGCAGCGTCGCAGGACTGCATCAAAGTCCTGTCGCTCGAAGGCGTGCTCGAATTCATGAGCTATGGCGGCATGTGCGCAATGGAAATCCCCGACTACGGAATGGTCGCCGGTAAATTCTGGTGGGATCTGTGGCCTGTTGAAACCCGCGATGTGCTCAAAGCTGCCGTCGCCAGTGCAGCCAAAGGCACACCTGTGCGCCTGACCGCGTTCTGCCCGACCGCAGGCGGCACCGACCGCTGGTGGGAAGTCACCGTGGCGCCGGTCCCCGACAAACACGGCGATGTGACGCGCGTGCTCTCCATCTCTCGCGATGTGACCGAGATCGTGAAGCACACGAAGGAACTGGAAGAGCAAAAGTCCGAACTGGAAGAGGCGCTAGAGACATCCAAGCTTCTTCGCCGCGAGGTCGATCACCGCGTGAAGAACAGCCTTGGCCTTGTGTCCTCGCTGCTACGCCTGCAATCACGTCGCGCGCCTGCCGATGCAAAGGCTGCGCTTGAGGTTGCTGCGGGCCGTGTGAATACCATCGGCCGTGTGCACGACATGCTGCACCGTCTTGAGAACGTCCGCATGGTGGATGTGGGCCAGTACCTCAACGACCTTTGCGTCGAGGTATGCCGTTCGCTGCGTGCGGCAGGGCAGGCGGAGACCGAGATCAAAACGATCCCGCTCAAAGTCGATCCGAGCACCGCGATCTCGATCGGTCTGGCCGTCACAGAGATCGTGACCAACTCCATTCGCCACGGACAGATGCCGACCGACGGGCGTATCTCGCTGAACCTCGAAGACGATGGTGACACGATTCACCTGACAGTCGCCGACAACGGCAAGGGTCTTCCCGAGGGATTCGATCTCGAGGCAGGTGGCGGCGTTGGCATGCAGGTTGTCCGTTCGATGGTGAGCCAAATGGAAGGAAAAATCACTGCAATGCGCTCTGATAACGGCGGCGCCCGCTTTGATATCAGTTTTCCGCGTCCAAGCGCGGCTTAA
- the rpmG gene encoding 50S ribosomal protein L33 yields the protein MAKPTTIKIRLNSTAGTGHFYVTKKNARTMTEKMVVRKYDPVVRKHVEYKEGKIK from the coding sequence ATGGCGAAGCCGACCACTATCAAAATCCGCCTGAACTCCACCGCGGGTACCGGGCACTTCTACGTGACTAAGAAAAACGCACGCACCATGACCGAAAAGATGGTTGTACGTAAGTACGACCCGGTTGTGCGCAAGCACGTTGAATACAAAGAAGGCAAGATCAAGTAA
- a CDS encoding inositol monophosphatase family protein: MMLNEIDKETVGDLVRVAHLLADAARPATLEHFRSAGLTADNKRPADFDPVTEGDRAAERAMRDVLAAERPDDAIFGEEYGKSDGTSGFTWVLDPIDGTRGFLSGTPTWGVLIAVGPAEGPIVGIIDQPYIGERFIGAPGVAETTGPLGTRPLATRAARPLSEAILFTTFPEVGTDEERLCFEAVRDAARLVRYGTDCYAYALLATGQIDLVVEAGLQSYDIQGPLAVIQAAGGIVTDWDGNPCPNGGRVIAAASKEVHTEALALIQSRLK, from the coding sequence ATGATGCTGAATGAAATTGATAAAGAAACAGTGGGCGATCTCGTAAGGGTCGCCCATTTGCTTGCCGATGCGGCCCGTCCTGCCACGCTGGAGCATTTCCGTTCCGCTGGCCTCACCGCCGACAACAAACGTCCCGCCGATTTCGATCCCGTCACCGAGGGCGACCGCGCTGCGGAACGCGCCATGCGCGACGTGCTGGCAGCCGAGCGTCCCGATGACGCGATCTTTGGCGAAGAGTACGGCAAATCCGATGGTACCAGCGGCTTCACTTGGGTGCTCGATCCGATTGACGGCACGCGCGGTTTTCTGTCCGGCACCCCCACTTGGGGCGTCCTGATCGCCGTCGGCCCCGCCGAGGGCCCCATCGTCGGCATTATCGACCAGCCGTACATTGGCGAGCGCTTTATCGGCGCCCCTGGCGTTGCGGAAACCACCGGCCCGCTAGGCACGCGTCCGCTTGCCACACGCGCCGCACGCCCACTGTCAGAGGCGATCCTGTTCACGACCTTCCCCGAGGTAGGCACGGATGAAGAACGCCTCTGTTTCGAGGCTGTGCGCGACGCAGCGCGGCTCGTGCGCTACGGCACCGACTGCTACGCCTACGCGCTGCTCGCTACGGGTCAGATTGATCTGGTGGTGGAGGCTGGTCTTCAGTCCTACGACATTCAAGGCCCGCTGGCGGTCATCCAAGCCGCTGGCGGCATCGTCACCGACTGGGACGGCAACCCCTGCCCCAACGGGGGCCGCGTCATCGCGGCGGCGAGCAAGGAAGTGCACACCGAGGCGCTCGCGCTCATCCAGTCGCGCCTGAAGTAA
- a CDS encoding helix-turn-helix domain-containing protein produces the protein MSHPVDVHVGKRIRHRRWMNGTTQQQLAEKVGIKFQQIQKYETGMNRVSASRLWDIAHALGVDVSFFFEGLEGNGEAQSQTDMPGDILSDKEALELLRSYYAIPEAQRRRLFDLARALSDAA, from the coding sequence ATGAGCCATCCGGTCGATGTACACGTCGGTAAGCGCATCCGCCACCGCCGCTGGATGAACGGCACTACGCAGCAGCAGCTCGCTGAAAAAGTAGGCATCAAATTCCAACAGATCCAGAAATACGAAACCGGCATGAACCGCGTTTCCGCTTCTCGTCTTTGGGATATCGCCCACGCTCTGGGTGTGGACGTTTCGTTCTTCTTCGAAGGCCTCGAAGGCAACGGTGAAGCACAATCGCAGACCGATATGCCGGGTGATATCCTCTCGGACAAGGAAGCTCTGGAGCTGCTGCGCAGCTACTACGCGATCCCGGAAGCCCAGCGTCGTCGCCTGTTCGACCTCGCTCGCGCGCTGAGCGACGCAGCCTAA